Proteins from a genomic interval of Tenacibaculum sp. SZ-18:
- a CDS encoding TPM domain-containing protein gives MTKIATNIILGLILLNLVSCTNKISKTDTKIHFDNELGFSIPDSLKIINDFGEVFTRKEESELENLISTVVSNSSKKIIIVTTSDIKPYTDIHKYATDLGNDWGIASPKDFNGLTIVLCKPCRKIGIATAVGTENKIKNEFCKNVINQIMIPEFKNGNYHKGMKEGLLSLILKWEEK, from the coding sequence ATGACAAAAATTGCTACGAACATAATATTAGGATTAATTCTCTTGAATTTAGTTTCATGTACAAATAAAATCTCAAAAACAGACACCAAAATTCACTTTGACAATGAATTAGGTTTCAGCATACCTGATTCTTTAAAGATCATCAATGACTTTGGAGAAGTCTTTACAAGAAAAGAAGAATCTGAACTTGAGAATTTAATATCTACAGTTGTAAGTAATTCATCAAAAAAAATAATAATCGTAACAACAAGCGATATTAAACCTTATACAGATATTCATAAATACGCAACAGACTTGGGTAATGACTGGGGAATTGCGTCGCCTAAAGACTTTAATGGACTTACTATAGTACTATGTAAGCCTTGCCGTAAAATAGGAATAGCTACAGCAGTTGGAACTGAGAACAAAATAAAAAACGAGTTTTGTAAAAATGTGATTAATCAAATTATGATTCCTGAATTTAAAAACGGAAATTATCACAAAGGAATGAAAGAAGGATTATTGAGTTTAATATTAAAATGGGAAGAAAAGTAA